The candidate division WOR-3 bacterium genome has a window encoding:
- a CDS encoding DapH/DapD/GlmU-related protein has product MGYFVHQSSYIDDNVKIGNGTKIWHFSHILSNVTIGENCTIGQNVCIGPNVKIGNNVKIQNNVSVYEGVTLEDDVFCGPSMVFTNVKNPRAAYPKERKEYLKTIVKRGATIGANATIICGITLGEYSFVGAGSVVTKDVPDYAIVYGNPAKLKGWICECGNKIIFNQKETSCSKCKKKYRKINEERIEQI; this is encoded by the coding sequence ATGGGGTATTTTGTCCATCAATCATCTTATATAGACGATAATGTTAAAATTGGGAATGGGACAAAGATCTGGCATTTTTCTCATATTCTTTCTAATGTCACTATTGGTGAAAATTGTACAATCGGGCAGAATGTTTGTATTGGACCAAATGTTAAAATTGGGAATAATGTGAAGATTCAAAATAATGTTTCTGTGTATGAAGGAGTAACTTTAGAAGACGATGTGTTCTGCGGCCCTTCAATGGTTTTTACCAATGTTAAAAACCCAAGAGCAGCTTATCCAAAAGAAAGAAAAGAATATCTAAAAACCATAGTAAAAAGGGGAGCTACTATAGGAGCTAATGCCACCATAATCTGTGGTATCACTTTAGGGGAATACTCTTTTGTTGGAGCAGGTTCTGTGGTTACAAAAGATGTTCCAGATTATGCTATAGTTTATGGAAATCCGGCAAAATTAAAAGGCTGGATTTGCGAGTGTGGCAACAAAATCATTTTCAACCAAAAAGAAACCTCTTGTTCTAAATGCAAAAAAAAATACAGAAAAATTAATGAAGAAAGAATCGAACAAATCTAA
- a CDS encoding Gfo/Idh/MocA family oxidoreductase, translating into MKIGIIGVGNWGSNLVRNFVRILGIENVAICDSDRNKLSKITSEFIGIKSFLLAKEIISKEEIDSIAIATPTETHYKIAKEALLKGKNVLVEKPIALQLEEAEELIEIAKKKGLILMVDHLLIYHPAISRIKEIIKNGELGKIYYLYSERLNLGVIRSKENVLWSLGPHDISIFLYLLEDFPSKIEAFGSIYLQEKQKIEDTVFLHLKFPSGANAHSHLSWLNPNKTRKLTIVGSKKMVVFDDMELRNKLTIFDKGIEWTEKGGVGVRYGDIYIPSIPLYEPLNAVCEDFIDCIKNKKKPKSDGESGLRVLKILKEAQKSLEEKR; encoded by the coding sequence ATGAAAATCGGAATAATTGGAGTGGGAAATTGGGGTAGTAATTTAGTTAGAAACTTTGTCAGGATCTTGGGAATAGAAAATGTGGCAATCTGTGATTCAGATAGAAACAAACTCTCAAAAATAACATCAGAATTTATAGGAATTAAAAGCTTTTTGCTTGCCAAAGAAATCATTTCTAAAGAAGAAATTGACTCAATAGCAATAGCAACTCCTACTGAAACCCACTACAAAATTGCAAAAGAAGCTCTTCTTAAAGGTAAAAATGTCTTGGTAGAAAAACCAATAGCCCTTCAGCTAGAAGAAGCCGAGGAACTAATAGAGATTGCAAAGAAAAAAGGTTTAATTTTAATGGTTGATCACCTCCTTATTTATCATCCTGCCATTTCAAGAATAAAAGAAATAATAAAAAATGGAGAGCTTGGGAAAATTTACTATTTATATAGTGAGCGCCTCAATTTAGGAGTAATTCGGTCTAAAGAAAATGTTCTCTGGAGCCTTGGCCCCCATGATATTTCTATCTTCCTATATCTCTTAGAAGATTTTCCATCTAAAATAGAGGCCTTTGGAAGCATATATCTTCAAGAAAAACAAAAAATTGAAGATACTGTTTTTCTTCATTTAAAATTTCCTTCTGGAGCTAATGCCCATTCTCATCTCAGCTGGCTTAATCCCAACAAAACAAGAAAGCTAACAATTGTGGGTAGTAAAAAAATGGTTGTCTTTGACGACATGGAACTAAGGAATAAATTGACAATTTTTGATAAAGGTATTGAATGGACAGAAAAAGGGGGCGTGGGTGTTAGGTATGGAGATATTTATATACCCAGTATTCCTTTATATGAGCCTCTTAACGCAGTTTGCGAAGATTTTATTGATTGTATAAAAAATAAAAAGAAACCAAAAAGCGATGGGGAGAGTGGCCTACGGGTTTTAAAAATCCTAAAAGAAGCTCAAAAATCTTTGGAGGAAAAAAGATAA
- a CDS encoding oligosaccharide flippase family protein, producing MKKENFAFNVLIRLATGILLDLKSFILLPLIAKNLGPKEYGIWTQVVVSLGLLVPILMLRLDTASIRYLPSKREEVFSQHFFSMLFLILFSLIIIILLMFFLKEKIAIFLFGDEKQILYVNLFLSLLFIRVLYTFLHNYYRILNQICKYSIIEILATFFSLLLGIIFVFWGGKLEKVILSFIIVEGFGSFLIIFDIINSKGFPLKLSFKEILPYLYYSLPLIPISILFWIVEYSDRYVIIHFLDISKVGVYSASYSLGKFVNIFLTPISFVLFPTISKLWEEKEEKEVKEYLQDSLKYYLILAIPSCFLIFYFAPYLLRLLATEVFVTKRTLILFILGGYLFAGIYQIYVSIILLKEKTKYLPFSFLFAALLNLGLNFLLVPKIDIIGAAVATFISYFFLAIIILTFSYKLFKVTIGIKFTGKIIGSSLIMLLTLRWFSPKGVLEIVSVASLGGVVYSILLILFRVIGRKELYFLKSMLKKDS from the coding sequence ATGAAAAAAGAGAACTTTGCTTTCAACGTTCTTATTAGGCTTGCAACAGGAATCTTATTAGATTTAAAATCCTTTATTTTACTTCCCTTGATTGCCAAAAATCTTGGCCCTAAGGAATATGGAATATGGACACAAGTTGTTGTGAGTTTAGGACTATTGGTGCCTATCTTAATGCTCAGATTAGATACTGCTTCCATCCGGTATCTCCCTTCTAAAAGAGAAGAAGTCTTTTCTCAGCACTTTTTTTCTATGTTATTTTTAATCTTATTTTCTCTAATAATTATTATCCTCCTTATGTTCTTTTTAAAAGAAAAAATTGCGATTTTCTTGTTTGGAGACGAAAAACAAATATTATATGTTAATCTGTTTTTGTCTTTGCTTTTTATACGTGTTTTATACACCTTTCTCCACAACTATTACAGAATTCTCAACCAAATATGCAAATATTCCATAATTGAAATTTTAGCTACCTTCTTTTCTCTCCTACTAGGGATAATTTTTGTTTTTTGGGGTGGAAAGTTAGAAAAAGTTATCCTTTCTTTTATCATCGTAGAAGGATTTGGCTCTTTCTTAATAATTTTTGATATTATAAATTCAAAGGGTTTCCCTTTAAAGTTATCTTTTAAAGAGATTCTCCCTTATCTTTATTACAGCCTCCCATTAATTCCAATCAGCATTTTATTTTGGATTGTTGAATACAGTGATCGTTATGTAATTATTCACTTCTTAGATATTTCCAAGGTGGGTGTTTACTCGGCCTCTTATTCTCTTGGAAAATTTGTTAATATTTTCCTCACCCCCATATCATTCGTTCTTTTCCCTACTATTTCAAAACTCTGGGAAGAAAAAGAAGAAAAAGAGGTCAAGGAATATCTTCAAGATTCTCTAAAATATTATTTAATATTAGCAATTCCTTCCTGTTTTTTAATTTTTTATTTTGCCCCTTATCTTTTAAGACTATTAGCAACAGAAGTATTTGTAACAAAAAGAACCTTAATCCTATTCATTTTGGGAGGATATCTCTTTGCGGGAATTTACCAAATTTATGTTTCCATAATCCTCTTAAAAGAAAAAACAAAATATTTGCCTTTTTCTTTTTTATTTGCCGCTCTTTTAAATCTTGGGCTTAATTTTCTACTTGTTCCAAAGATAGATATTATTGGAGCAGCTGTTGCAACATTTATATCTTACTTTTTTTTGGCAATTATAATTTTGACATTCTCTTATAAATTATTCAAGGTTACAATTGGGATAAAGTTTACTGGGAAGATAATAGGTTCTTCTTTAATAATGCTCCTAACATTAAGGTGGTTTTCTCCAAAAGGAGTTCTTGAAATTGTAAGTGTTGCATCTCTCGGTGGAGTAGTTTACTCTATTTTATTAATCTTATTTAGAGTTATCGGAAGAAAAGAGTTATATTTCTTAAAATCTATGCTAAAAAAGGATTCTTGA
- a CDS encoding glycosyltransferase family 4 protein: protein MAIKRILMIGPVDFSIDNAPKVHFYNLAKEFSNLGANVLSIVYGPIDKNLSDSKINFKILSLPNPLKGSHFLRFIKYFNFTLISLWQSFKFSPSIIYLRFSPPSFFYLLFLRLLKIFYNKFKIILELNSWISEERKVLGESEKKIKLVEFMQIKSAFLSDFLRVVSPGIKEKLIKYRINERKIALIGNGTDINHFKPINKKEAKKTLGLDPHFLYVGFIGNFVIWQGLEYLLQTIPKILETNKNVRFILVGDGILMPKIRKEVSRFKEEQVALTGNVPYQKANLYINAFDIGIAPFIKERNENIGLSPLKIRDYAACGVPIITTKIRGLEIVKEKKIGILVPPNDAEALFKAIKKLVNSSRLRKEMGKRGRKLAEEIFSWEYVARQILNINSNTPSKNSYEKRELCFQRSY, encoded by the coding sequence ATGGCTATAAAACGAATTTTAATGATCGGACCTGTGGATTTTTCCATAGATAATGCCCCAAAGGTTCATTTTTATAATTTGGCTAAAGAATTCTCCAATCTTGGAGCAAATGTTCTTTCTATTGTTTATGGGCCAATAGACAAGAATCTTAGTGATTCAAAAATAAATTTTAAAATCCTTTCTTTACCTAACCCCTTAAAAGGAAGCCATTTTCTTAGATTTATTAAATATTTTAACTTTACCTTAATCTCTTTATGGCAGTCTTTTAAGTTCTCACCTTCCATAATATACCTTAGATTTTCCCCTCCCAGTTTCTTCTATTTATTATTTTTAAGATTATTAAAAATCTTTTATAATAAATTTAAAATAATTCTTGAATTAAATTCTTGGATCTCTGAAGAAAGAAAAGTTTTAGGAGAAAGTGAAAAAAAGATTAAACTAGTAGAGTTTATGCAAATAAAAAGTGCTTTTCTTTCCGACTTCCTCAGAGTTGTAAGCCCGGGAATTAAGGAAAAACTTATTAAATACAGAATTAACGAGAGAAAAATAGCCCTAATTGGAAATGGCACAGATATAAATCACTTTAAGCCAATTAACAAAAAAGAAGCAAAAAAAACTCTTGGTCTTGATCCTCATTTTTTATATGTAGGATTTATTGGTAATTTTGTAATCTGGCAAGGATTAGAATATCTCCTCCAGACAATCCCAAAGATTTTGGAAACAAATAAGAATGTTAGATTTATTCTTGTTGGAGATGGAATCTTAATGCCTAAAATTCGTAAAGAGGTTTCGAGGTTTAAAGAAGAACAAGTTGCTTTAACAGGAAATGTCCCTTATCAAAAAGCCAATCTATATATTAACGCTTTTGACATTGGAATCGCACCTTTTATAAAAGAAAGAAATGAAAATATAGGACTTTCTCCCTTAAAAATCAGAGATTATGCTGCCTGTGGGGTTCCAATTATAACAACAAAAATCAGAGGCTTAGAGATAGTAAAAGAGAAAAAAATAGGTATTTTAGTTCCTCCAAATGATGCAGAAGCTTTATTCAAAGCAATAAAAAAACTTGTCAATTCTTCAAGATTAAGAAAAGAGATGGGTAAAAGGGGAAGAAAATTAGCAGAAGAAATTTTCTCTTGGGAATATGTGGCAAGACAAATTTTAAACATAAATAGCAATACTCCATCTAAAAATTCTTATGAAAAAAGAGAACTTTGCTTTCAACGTTCTTATTAG
- a CDS encoding DegT/DnrJ/EryC1/StrS family aminotransferase — protein sequence MKVPLLDLKRRYISIKEKIDKAIERVLQTQHFILGEEVKQLEEKFARYCNTKYAIGVASGTDALLLSLKILGIGKGDYVITTPFTFFATAGAIYNAGATPIFVDIEPTTYNIDPDKIKELLDGASFHTQRLSIKIPKIKAIIPVHLYGLMADMNSIVKIAKDFNLEIIEDACQAVGAEHLGQKAGSIGKLGCFSFFPTKNLGAYGDGGMITTNEEKIAKGLRSLRVHGSSLDYHHPHVGYNSRLDTIQAAILLAEFPYLNKWNEKRLENAKFYAKLLKDIEEIELPNFTKDKKHTFHQYTIRVKNGKRNDLARFLEKKNIGWKIYYPLPLHLQDCFSYLGYRKGDLPISEKAAEEVLSLPIFPELRKEEIEYVCKTIKSFFTR from the coding sequence ATGAAAGTTCCCTTACTCGACCTAAAACGGCGGTATATCTCAATAAAAGAAAAAATTGATAAAGCGATTGAGAGGGTTTTACAAACTCAACATTTTATCCTTGGAGAAGAGGTAAAACAGCTGGAAGAGAAATTTGCAAGATATTGTAACACAAAATATGCAATAGGAGTAGCTTCAGGAACTGATGCTCTTTTACTTAGCTTGAAAATTCTAGGGATTGGAAAGGGAGATTATGTAATAACCACACCCTTTACTTTCTTCGCCACAGCGGGAGCAATCTATAATGCAGGAGCAACACCTATCTTCGTAGACATAGAACCTACTACATACAACATTGACCCAGATAAAATAAAGGAACTTTTAGACGGTGCTTCCTTCCACACACAACGGTTATCAATAAAAATTCCCAAAATAAAAGCAATAATTCCTGTCCATTTATATGGGCTTATGGCTGATATGAACTCAATTGTTAAAATTGCAAAAGATTTTAATCTTGAAATAATAGAAGATGCCTGCCAAGCTGTTGGAGCAGAGCACCTTGGGCAAAAAGCAGGCTCTATTGGCAAATTAGGTTGTTTTTCTTTCTTCCCTACAAAAAACTTAGGGGCTTATGGAGATGGTGGGATGATAACCACCAATGAAGAAAAAATCGCAAAAGGGTTAAGAAGCTTAAGAGTTCATGGATCTTCCTTAGATTATCATCATCCTCATGTAGGATACAACAGCAGATTAGACACTATCCAAGCAGCGATTCTTTTAGCAGAATTCCCCTATCTTAATAAATGGAATGAAAAAAGACTTGAAAATGCAAAATTTTATGCTAAGCTTTTAAAAGATATTGAAGAGATAGAACTTCCAAATTTTACAAAAGACAAAAAGCATACATTCCATCAGTATACAATCAGAGTAAAAAATGGAAAAAGAAATGATCTTGCAAGGTTTTTAGAGAAAAAAAATATTGGATGGAAGATATATTACCCACTCCCTCTTCACCTACAGGATTGTTTTTCTTATCTTGGTTATAGAAAAGGAGACTTGCCTATTTCTGAGAAAGCCGCCGAGGAAGTTCTCTCTTTACCTATTTTCCCAGAACTAAGAAAAGAAGAAATTGAATATGTGTGTAAAACTATAAAATCCTTCTTCACCAGATAA
- a CDS encoding DMT family transporter: protein MFYLKKFRVISLAILANLLWSTAFVGVKIGLIYSSPLLFAGMRFILAGLFLLPFCGGVRNYFTSICYNIKTIIILSFFQTFLLYSLFFFGMTLVRGSTGAIVNGSAPLLAAVAAHIFLKNDKLSINKTIYILGGIFGIVLLSIDRQFIAKGSIKELIGILILLVATFASSIGNVIVAIDNSEIEPIPLNSAQMGLGGIMLLFLSLLVEGSPKVVFDKQFIFALIWLSFISAAGFSIWFYLLKKEKVKVSELNMWKFIVPGSGALISWMFLKDDSPTPLSIMGMVIVATSVLLFNLRKITP from the coding sequence ATGTTTTATTTAAAAAAATTCAGGGTAATTTCGCTTGCTATCCTTGCCAATCTTTTATGGTCTACAGCTTTTGTGGGAGTAAAGATTGGACTTATATATTCGTCCCCCTTACTTTTTGCTGGGATGAGGTTTATCCTTGCAGGTTTATTTTTATTACCTTTTTGTGGAGGAGTTAGGAATTATTTTACTTCAATTTGTTATAATATAAAAACAATAATAATTTTAAGTTTTTTCCAGACTTTTTTGTTATATTCTTTATTTTTCTTTGGAATGACTTTGGTCAGGGGCTCAACAGGTGCAATTGTTAATGGATCTGCCCCTCTCTTAGCAGCGGTTGCGGCTCATATCTTTTTAAAGAATGATAAACTTTCTATAAATAAGACTATTTATATTTTAGGGGGTATTTTTGGAATTGTTTTATTGTCAATTGATAGACAGTTTATTGCCAAAGGGTCTATTAAAGAATTGATAGGTATATTGATTCTTTTAGTAGCTACTTTTGCAAGTTCTATTGGTAATGTAATTGTAGCTATAGATAATAGTGAAATTGAGCCAATCCCCTTAAATTCTGCTCAAATGGGGCTTGGAGGAATTATGTTGCTCTTTCTTTCTCTTTTAGTTGAGGGTTCTCCAAAAGTGGTATTTGATAAACAGTTTATTTTTGCCTTGATTTGGCTTTCTTTTATTTCTGCAGCAGGATTTTCTATCTGGTTTTATTTATTAAAAAAAGAAAAAGTTAAGGTTTCCGAATTGAATATGTGGAAGTTTATAGTCCCAGGTAGTGGTGCCCTAATTAGTTGGATGTTTTTAAAAGATGATTCCCCAACCCCATTATCTATTATGGGTATGGTAATAGTTGCAACCTCAGTATTGTTATTTAATTTAAGAAAAATAACCCCATAA
- the rpsP gene encoding 30S ribosomal protein S16, whose translation MAVKIRLRVMGKKKQRFYRIVAIESKNPRDGEYLDQIGWYNPHTKELKIDEEKIKKWQENGAILTNSVKVLLKRWKSTKTEEVSDVERSDNLHSEVSGGSA comes from the coding sequence GTGGCTGTTAAAATAAGATTAAGAGTAATGGGCAAAAAGAAGCAGCGATTTTATAGGATTGTTGCAATTGAATCCAAAAATCCGAGAGATGGAGAGTACTTGGACCAAATAGGCTGGTATAATCCTCATACCAAGGAACTTAAGATAGATGAAGAAAAGATTAAAAAATGGCAAGAGAATGGTGCGATTTTAACTAATTCTGTAAAAGTTTTATTAAAGAGATGGAAATCAACAAAAACTGAGGAGGTGAGCGATGTTGAAAGATCTGATAACTTACATAGCGAAGTCTCTGGTGGATCAGCCTGA
- a CDS encoding KH domain-containing protein, producing the protein MLKDLITYIAKSLVDQPESVEVEEIAGERTVMYELKVSKKDIGKIIGKGGKTAKAIRTIVTAASMKSGKRAVLEILEPSPE; encoded by the coding sequence ATGTTGAAAGATCTGATAACTTACATAGCGAAGTCTCTGGTGGATCAGCCTGAAAGTGTAGAGGTAGAGGAAATCGCTGGAGAAAGGACAGTGATGTATGAGCTTAAAGTGAGCAAGAAGGACATCGGAAAGATAATTGGAAAAGGAGGAAAGACTGCCAAAGCTATTAGGACTATTGTTACTGCAGCTTCGATGAAAAGTGGTAAAAGAGCGGTTCTTGAGATTTTAGAACCCTCTCCGGAATAA
- the trmD gene encoding tRNA (guanosine(37)-N1)-methyltransferase TrmD — MNINIFSIFPSLFHPFLEVGIVRRAKEKGIVSFNIINIRDFASDSYGTVDDYPYGGGPGMIMKVEPIVRALESVEEKKRGIVYLLSPRGEKFNQQMARNLAEKEALSLVCGRYKGVDERVRDFVDGEISIGDYILSGGEVAAMVIVEAIVRLLPGVVGNIESVNTDSFEKNILDAPYYTRPQDFRGKKVPDVLLSGDHKRIAKWREEEAIRLTKKYRMDIMSKTSLKGDKSG, encoded by the coding sequence ATGAATATTAACATTTTTAGCATCTTCCCTTCTCTATTCCATCCTTTTTTAGAAGTTGGAATAGTTAGAAGGGCAAAGGAAAAAGGAATTGTTTCTTTTAATATAATAAACATAAGGGACTTTGCTTCTGATTCATATGGAACTGTGGATGATTATCCTTATGGAGGTGGACCAGGAATGATTATGAAGGTAGAGCCTATCGTTAGGGCATTGGAAAGTGTGGAAGAAAAGAAAAGAGGAATAGTTTATCTTCTTTCTCCGCGGGGAGAAAAATTCAACCAGCAAATGGCAAGGAATTTAGCGGAGAAGGAAGCATTAAGTTTAGTTTGTGGTCGGTATAAAGGTGTGGATGAAAGAGTTAGAGATTTTGTTGATGGAGAAATCTCAATAGGAGATTATATTTTAAGTGGTGGAGAAGTAGCAGCCATGGTAATTGTTGAAGCTATTGTTAGACTTCTCCCTGGTGTTGTGGGAAATATTGAATCTGTTAATACAGACTCTTTTGAAAAAAATATTTTGGATGCACCTTATTATACCAGACCCCAAGATTTCAGAGGCAAGAAAGTTCCAGATGTTTTGCTTTCTGGGGATCACAAGAGAATTGCTAAGTGGAGGGAAGAAGAAGCAATAAGATTGACAAAGAAATATAGAATGGATATTATGAGTAAAACGAGCTTGAAAGGAGATAAAAGTGGATGA
- the rplS gene encoding 50S ribosomal protein L19 produces the protein MIEQKNSLEKGVNFGPGDLVRVNILVKRGEKERVQHFEGTVIKIRGSGNGKTFTVRKVSQGIGVEKIFPLNSPIIKSIEVLKKGRVRRAKLYYLREREGKKAKIKEKK, from the coding sequence ATAATAGAGCAAAAAAATTCTCTAGAGAAGGGCGTTAATTTTGGGCCAGGGGATCTTGTAAGAGTTAACATTTTGGTCAAAAGAGGAGAAAAAGAAAGAGTTCAGCATTTTGAGGGAACTGTTATTAAAATAAGAGGCTCAGGGAATGGAAAAACTTTTACTGTGAGGAAGGTAAGTCAAGGAATAGGAGTGGAGAAAATATTCCCCTTGAATTCCCCTATTATAAAATCAATAGAAGTTCTTAAAAAAGGTAGGGTAAGAAGAGCCAAACTTTATTATCTTAGAGAGAGAGAAGGGAAAAAAGCAAAAATAAAAGAAAAGAAATGA
- a CDS encoding ribonuclease HII: MIFSDESLIPPDATLICGVDEVGRGSLAGPVVSAAVVFERGFYISGINDSKKLSPQKRLELFPKILKHSVSVGVGYVDSFLIDTWGIDYAVILSMYRAIASLSVMPDWVLVDGFPIPELPIPQVAVKGGDASTHAIGAASILAKVLRDRVMEFFDIIFPFYEFSKNKGYGTSSHIKKIIDYGPSEIHRRSFSPIKDLVNELQR; the protein is encoded by the coding sequence ATGATTTTTAGTGATGAGAGTTTAATTCCTCCTGATGCTACTCTTATTTGTGGAGTAGATGAGGTAGGAAGAGGCTCTCTCGCTGGACCTGTTGTTTCGGCTGCTGTTGTTTTTGAAAGAGGTTTTTATATTTCTGGAATTAACGATTCAAAGAAACTTTCTCCTCAAAAAAGGCTTGAGCTTTTCCCGAAGATTTTAAAGCATTCTGTATCTGTAGGAGTAGGTTATGTAGATTCTTTCTTAATTGATACCTGGGGTATAGATTATGCTGTTATTCTTTCGATGTACAGGGCAATAGCTTCTCTTTCCGTTATGCCAGATTGGGTGCTTGTGGATGGATTCCCAATACCAGAATTACCCATCCCTCAGGTGGCGGTAAAAGGTGGAGATGCTTCTACCCATGCAATAGGCGCGGCATCCATTTTGGCGAAGGTTCTGAGAGATAGAGTGATGGAATTTTTTGACATTATTTTCCCTTTCTATGAATTTAGTAAGAATAAAGGTTATGGGACTTCTTCTCATATAAAAAAAATAATAGACTATGGACCTTCAGAAATACATCGGAGAAGTTTCTCCCCAATAAAAGATTTAGTTAATGAATTACAGAGATAA
- a CDS encoding YraN family protein encodes MNYRDKGEEIAARYLKNKGYKILASNFIGKGFEIDLVVKKKNTIAFVEVKRRKSSCFMHPLEAIGRKKKEHLIKGAKFFLSLNDLYDKCDTRFDLLVIIEDKKDIEYYEDAFRINSDF; translated from the coding sequence ATGAATTACAGAGATAAGGGAGAAGAGATAGCAGCAAGATATCTTAAAAATAAGGGTTATAAGATTCTTGCAAGCAATTTTATTGGGAAAGGATTTGAAATAGACCTTGTTGTTAAGAAAAAGAATACAATAGCTTTTGTAGAGGTGAAGAGAAGAAAATCTTCTTGCTTTATGCATCCTTTAGAAGCAATTGGGAGGAAGAAAAAAGAGCATTTAATAAAAGGCGCTAAGTTTTTCCTTTCTCTTAATGACCTTTATGATAAATGTGATACAAGATTTGATCTTCTTGTGATAATTGAAGATAAAAAGGATATTGAATATTATGAGGATGCTTTCAGGATTAATTCTGATTTTTGA
- the cdd gene encoding cytidine deaminase produces the protein MEDKLVKLAIEAKEKAYAPYSKFKVGAAILASGRFFIGFNIENASYSLTVCAERVAGINGIINGVRKFEKIAIASSGLNFSYPCGACLQFLGEFAEDMEVFLINGEAKIKKFTLSQLFPYRFSL, from the coding sequence TTGGAAGATAAATTAGTCAAATTAGCAATAGAAGCGAAGGAGAAAGCATATGCTCCTTATTCAAAGTTTAAAGTTGGAGCAGCTATTTTGGCTTCCGGGAGGTTTTTTATAGGATTTAATATAGAGAATGCTTCATACTCTCTTACTGTTTGTGCAGAAAGAGTGGCGGGGATAAATGGTATTATAAATGGAGTAAGGAAATTTGAGAAGATAGCTATTGCTTCTAGTGGATTAAATTTCTCTTATCCCTGTGGAGCTTGTTTACAATTCCTTGGGGAATTTGCTGAAGATATGGAGGTTTTTTTAATAAATGGAGAAGCAAAGATAAAGAAGTTTACCCTTTCTCAGCTTTTCCCTTATAGATTCTCTTTGTAG